From one Tachysurus vachellii isolate PV-2020 chromosome 23, HZAU_Pvac_v1, whole genome shotgun sequence genomic stretch:
- the cdt1 gene encoding DNA replication factor Cdt1: MAQGRVTDYFAQSKRAGVDRSLRSKSQKPSEDRVVSIRRAQGSRSSAKKHLRSVEEEREQLRSVEEEREQLRSVEEEREQLRSVEEEREQLRSVEEEREQLRSVEEEREQLRSVEEEREQLRSVQEEREQLRSVQEKREQLRSVEEEREQLRSVQEEREQLRSVQEEREQLRSVEEEREQLRSVEEEFLRVIDEAVSAPDHVESRTGPRSPDKPGPPESPRTPKRTSSEAGFDICSAVFASATEQHSTAKKRLRITGKDLNTTKSAEAVKRTARKKLVLSKHEETQQAPASSPTRKDSVGVAERGSKDSPVSKESISKQPTTNKKTFSLEDVASLKARLQKLNRKAETASSPTPAPVSDLAELKARLVSARELAVKAQQRKEERVVKEERRSEEQTQDHKVTEGEKLPAYQRYYTLAQDVPPGLTLPFKYKVLAEMFRNTDTIVSMLFNRSETVTFAKVKQGVQEMMHKRFEESHIGQIKTVYPSAYILRQEKNIPTFNATVKKSNFQLTLEPVIEEETNGTRPILSATRLVERRSIFNQNLVEIVKGHHKIFLASLNPALVIPDDKLTRWHPKFNVDEVPNILPSELPQPPQTEKLTTAQEVLDRARSLMTPKMEKALVNMALKTAEAACSKESATPVKPTSTPIQTPSALKGVPQSLLERIRAKEAQKLQVAMTRNPEQEARLGMMTRLPEMARILRNVFVAEKKPALIMELACNRMIASYRSSLSAGEMEKHLRLLVELAPEWLTLHPVRKDFYLKLNKNTNVNLVLEKLNQKMKEAERH; encoded by the exons ATGGCTCAAGGCCGAGTCACTGATTATTTCGCACAGTCTAAGAGAGCAGGCGTTGACCGATCCCTGCGGTCTAAATCTCAAAAACCGAGCGAGGACAGAGTGGTGTCTATAAGAAGAGCTCAGGGGAGCAGAAGCTCTGcaaaaaaacacctcagatcTGTAGAGGAGGAAAGAGAACAGCTCAGATCTGTAGAGGAGGAAAGAGAACAGCTCAGATCTGTAGAGGAGGAAAGAGAACAGCTCAGATCTGTAGAGGAGGAAAGAGAACAGCTCAGATCTGTAGAGGAGGAAAGAGAACAGCTCAGATCTGTAGAGGAGGAAAGAGAACAGCTCAGATCTGTAGAGGAGGAAAGAGAACAGCTCAGATCTGTCCAGGAGGAAAGAGAACAGCTCAGATCTGTCCAGGAGAAAAGAGAACAGCTCAGATCTGTAGAGGAGGAAAGAGAACAGCTCAGATCTGTCCAGGAGGAAAGAGAACAGCTCAGATCTGTCCAGGAGGAAAGAGAACAGCTCAGATCTGTAGAGGAGGAAAGAGAACAGCTCAGATCTGTAGAGGAGGAATTTCTCAGGGTGATCGATGAGGCTGTATCTGCTCCTGATCATGTGGAGAGCAGGACCGGGCCTCGGAGCCCAGATAAACCCGGTCCGCCTGAGAGTCCCCGAACACCGAAGAGGACTTCATCTGAGGCCGGGTTTGATATCTGCTCGGCTGTGTTCGCTTCCGCCACTGAGCAGCACAGCACGGCTAAAAAACGACTACGGATCACTGGGAAGGATTTAAACACGACTAAGAGCGCGGAGGCTGTGAAAAGGACCGCGAGAAAGAAGCTCGTTCTCTCCAAACATGAGGAAACCCAACAG GCACCGGCGAGCTCGCCAACCCGTAAAGATTCGGTCGGTGTAGCCGAACGTGGGTCGAAAGACTCACCTGTGAGCAAAGAGAGTATCTCCAAGCAGCCTACCACGAACAAG AAAACGTTCTCACTAGAGGACGTGGCTTCGCTGAAGGCTCGCCTGCAGAAGCTGAACAGAAAGGCTGAAACGGCGAGTTCGCCGACCCCAGCACCGGTGTCTGATCTTGCTGAGCTCAAAGCCCGACTGGTCAGCGCCAGGGAGCTCGCAGTCAAAGCGCAGCAGAGGAAGGAGGAGAGAGTGGTCAAGGAGGAGAGAAGATCGGAGGAGCAGACCCAAGACCACAAAGTGACTGAAGG CGAGAAGCTTCCTGCTTATCAGCGCTACTACACTCTAGCTCAGGACGTCCCCCCTGGCCTTACCCTGCCCTTCAAATACAAGGTTTTAGCAGAAATGTTCCGCAATACGGACACCATCGTCAGCATGCTGTTCAACCGCTCAGAAACAGTCACCTTCGCCAAAGTCAAACAAGGAGTCCAGGAGATGATGCACAA gCGTTTTGAAGAGTCTCACATAGGGCAGATAAAGACGGTGTATCCGTCGGCTTACATCTTAAGGCAGGAGAAAAACATCCCGACCTTCAACGCAACAGTAAAGAAATCCAACTTCCAGCTCACCTTGGAGCCGGTCATTGAAGAGG AAACAAATGGCACCCGGCCCATCCTGTCTGCTACTCGCCTGGTGGAGAGGAGGAGCATTTTTAATCAGAACCTGGTCGAAATCGTGAAGGGACACCATAAG ATCTTCCTAGCGTCGTTAAACCCCGCTTTAGTTATCCCTGATGATAAACTAACCCGCTGGCATCCCAAATTCAACGTAGACGAGGTGCCCAACATCCTGCCCAGCGAATTGCCTCAGCCTCCGCAGACAGAGAAGCTCACCACGGCTCAGGAAGTGTTAGACAGAGCTCGCTCCCTCATGACCCCTAAG ATGGAGAAGGCTTTAGTTAACATGGCACTCAAAACAGCAGAGGCAGCTTGTTCAAAAGAGAGCGCGACGCCGGTGAAACCAACTTCGACGCCCATCCAGACTCCAAGCGCCCTCAAAGGAGTCCCACAGTCTCTGCTAGAGAGG ATCCGGGCTAAAGAGGCTCAAAAGCTGCAAGTGGCTATGACGAGGAATCCTGAACAGGAGGCGCGTCTGGGGATGATGACGCGCCTGCCAGAGATGGCCAGGATTCTGAGAAACGTCTTCGTTGCTGAGAAAAAGCCGGCTTTGATCATGGAGCTGGCCTGTAATCGCATGATCGCTAGCTATCGCTCTTCTCTCAGTGCAG ggGAAATGGAGAAACACCTTCGTCTGCTGGTGGAGTTGGCTCCAGAATGGCTCACGTTGCATCCCGTCAGAAAGGATTTCTACCTCAagctgaacaaaaacacaaacgtGAACCTGGTTTTGGAGAAACTGAATCAGAAGATGAAAGAAGCGGAAAGACACTGA